AGTTTTTGTACTTTGGAGGAACATTCGCGCGGTTGTGCTGCATGAATAGATAACGCTGTTGGAATTCCTGCGTTTGACCATGCAGCAGACCAAGGATGCTTTTGCCATCCACTTTGAAATCGGCGGGCAAGCCGATTCCGCAGGCATCTGCCAGCGTCGGAAGCAAATCGATGTGCATCGCTGGAGTATCGAACTTTCGCCCGCCGTCTAGTGTTTGGGGCCACTGAATCACAAACGGAGAGCGGATACCGTTTTCGTAGACGCTCCCTTTTTTTGCCCGCAATCCGGCAGTGAAATAGGTCGAGTTCGGACCATTGTCGCTCATAAAAATGATGATCGTGTTCTCACGCTGGCCCATCTTCTCCACCGCTTCGAGCAGGCGTCCGAAAGCACCGTCGAACTGAGTGATCATCCCGTAGATCGGCGCGACCCATTTCCGTCCATCGGGATCTGCAAGGTTTTGTTTGTCGTAATCCGCACGAAACTCATCCGCGACGTGGAATGGCGAGTGAGGAACATTGAGCGGCAGGTAGCAAAAGAACGGCTGATCGCCTGAATCCTTCATGAATTGAATGGATTCGTCAATGAAGACATCCGTGCAGTAGCCTTCGGCCTTTTTAAAAGTGTCGTTGTACTGCAGCGTCGGATCCCAATACGTGTTGCCAGGGTAGTCGGCAAATTGCCCGATGCCGCCGCCGCCATGAACGACAACTTTTTGAAAGCCTTGGTCCTGGGCGCGCATCGGAAAGTTTTCACCAAGGTGCCACTTACCGAAAATACCCGTGCGGTAACCAGCGCCGGCGAAGACTTCCGCAATGGTCGTCTCCTCCGGGTTCATGTTGGAACGACCGATATACGTGTCGTGCGCTCCGGTTCGAAAGTGGTATCGTCCCGTCATGAGCGACGAACGTGTCGGAGTACACATCGGCGATACGTAGAAGTTCGTCAATTCCGTTCCCTCGGCAGCAAACCGATCGAGGTTGGGAGTTTTCAGGACGTTATTCCCATGGAAGCCGATTTCCGCCCAGCCCTGGTCGTCAGTCATCACCAGGATGACGTTAGGCCTGGACTCGGCGGCAACAGCGACCGTCACACTCGATAGCCAGGCGACGATCCAAACGATGCTCTTCATGCTCATGTTGATTTTACGTTCCCATTCATTTCTGAGTTTTCGACGCCGGCTCGGAGCCAGCCATTTTAATGCATTCTATTCGAGTTACGTACGATTGTGTCTTGGTAGCCGATATCCGAGCAACTGGCGAGATAGCGAGGCGAATCGCGGCGGCCTGACAGCCGGCCCAGATCTCAATCTCTCTGTCGTCCTCTGTCTCTTCTTTGGAATACTCTCGATATCGCGCGGAACCGGCCGATGTTGTTAACTGGCGCCGGACTATTAACTCAGAGAGTTCGAGAGTATTCGTTGTGACCCAAGGGGTAAGCTGCCAGAAAGTACCTTTTCAGCGTCTCTCCGTCGGCTGGGCGAGAGAGGCGAGAAACACGGTCGAACGCCCGAAAGTCCCGGAAACCCGGGGATCAAACGCAAAAAAGGCCGATGCGGTTGCATCGGCTAGTTGACACCGCGATAGTTAACTAGCGCTTCTTGGACAACTTCTGGGCTGAGATAGACCGCCAGGTGTTCCGGACAATTTGAGCTGATTCTAGCGGCAAGCGGAGCGGCAACCCATTGCTGGACGCCGGCCTGGCTGGGGGTAACTGGGACACGATAATTGCAATCATCAACGAAAGGCTTCACGGCGAAGATCATACGCTCGTCGTGTTCAATCCTTCGCGATCGCCTCAGCAATCAACGGCTCGGCCGCGAGCCGGATCAATTCGGCGAGTTCTGGATCCATGAACTGGTAGTCGTCCGGGATGTGCAGCACTTCGATAGGCAGGAATCGGCTCTCACCGGGGAAGTGTGCGAGGAGTCGGCGGCGGTGTTTGTCTTCCATTACGAGGACCAAGTCTGCCCAAGTGAGATCCGCGGCTCGGACGGTCTGCCGCGCTGCCCGCGCGGTTCCTCGAGATCGGACCGCTACACGCGAATCATTCCGATAGATTGCTTCGGCCGTCGGACTTCGCCACTTATTCCGGCTGCAAACGAACAGCACGTTGATTCGTCGTTCACTCGAAATGTTCGCTTCTCCCAACCGGTTGCCTGGCCATCTGGCTCCAGCGTTTTGATCATAACAATGACTCAATTTCGCAGCATAGGTTCGTGAGGTTGTCCCGTAGTCTGTGGAATCTTCAGCAATTTCGGCAGAACAAATGCAGTGTTGGGAGCATGTTAAGATGGTGCAAACCGTCAATTCCTCTGCTAGAGTTTATCCTCATGCGCGAGTCCACTACGCCCGATCCTGATCCGTTCGCAACCACGCAATGGACCATTGTGCTTAATGCAGCGGATTCAAGCGAAAGTGTGCGGCAAGCTGCGTTGGAGGACTTGTGCCAACGCTATTGGA
This genomic stretch from Novipirellula caenicola harbors:
- a CDS encoding arylsulfatase, which produces MSMKSIVWIVAWLSSVTVAVAAESRPNVILVMTDDQGWAEIGFHGNNVLKTPNLDRFAAEGTELTNFYVSPMCTPTRSSLMTGRYHFRTGAHDTYIGRSNMNPEETTIAEVFAGAGYRTGIFGKWHLGENFPMRAQDQGFQKVVVHGGGGIGQFADYPGNTYWDPTLQYNDTFKKAEGYCTDVFIDESIQFMKDSGDQPFFCYLPLNVPHSPFHVADEFRADYDKQNLADPDGRKWVAPIYGMITQFDGAFGRLLEAVEKMGQRENTIIIFMSDNGPNSTYFTAGLRAKKGSVYENGIRSPFVIQWPQTLDGGRKFDTPAMHIDLLPTLADACGIGLPADFKVDGKSILGLLHGQTQEFQQRYLFMQHNRANVPPKYKNCMTRRGPWKVVGNRGGPTGFELYNIEQDPGETQDLADKHPDIVKAFVREYETWFDDVTTQLRRNDGMPYPTELNPEQKLDFRFTWQDWWGDKTGWRPNNYGRWRMSNPGLIDRFDISIVPHRQHHGQSATVKFIWMDKTIVKELDDVPSQVELTDIRLPKGTGFMEAQLLINGKVRAVQEVQIRAHSTAKTK